A genomic segment from Plasmodium sp. gorilla clade G2 genome assembly, chromosome: 3 encodes:
- a CDS encoding U4/U6.U5 tri-snRNP-associated protein 1, putative translates to MDDNVCELSIEETNKLREKLGLKKLNITKDNDKKNENHDDEKGGKNKRKNSSNNKTKQIEKEEELEEHVRDTKKKKQKINTISEDYKDDINDVEAWINKTRNSMNQRLEEHDEIKYSDDENEEQSYNKKNKKRKKKNSNENENFVSKVKVEHKNEDITEDMILTLKDQNILCSDQEDCLINEELKKQNMKSLLSKKDDNYWTQNYYDPLSYYDDNNYNNNIDDNSSIQMLPKYKDDKHSFDVSVTYEKTQTKYKHEKDIEKKKKNEYKNENKSVNKKQSHETNHIVQLKKRKIKNINKRKKEEDAWDFLYNDNTEEDNQESDTTNKNNEPKKKEKILQQKRDEQYEKDEHEQNVDILNDVINKIKEEQMDMDINYFDNPFSDNEDDKELYELLQKGNNLQKGNNLQKRKKEKNYENELLKYIVINEDEKSQKNKNNDNNKDNDNDHSDDDDDYKNNNNDNNHYNSNNVIKLTNTSEFCKNISLPLDVLENEKKIKSKKKSANAQDVDNHLNDEYNSSNKNILEENINEDILKNTILENEDDYNDDNSSELQGVSEIFNEVKLDEGLFGALEYLKTKGELNMEDKIYRNPENKPLHMSTDKDDIKLDYKNEFGKVMTPKESFRYISWIFHGKKQGKNKLEKKIKRLEIERRFKENPIDSLPTLNVLKKYQQMQKKSYFTLSNNN, encoded by the coding sequence atggatGATAACGTTTGTGAATTAAGCATAGAAGAAACAAATAAGTTAAGAGAAAAGTTAGGtctgaaaaaattaaatataacaaaagacaatgataaaaaaaatgaaaaccatgatgatgaaaaagggggtaaaaataaaagaaaaaattctagtaataataaaacgaAGCAAATAGAAAAAGAGGAAGAACTTGAAGAGCATGTGCGAGacacaaaaaagaaaaagcaaAAAATAAACACTATAAGTGAAGATTAtaaagatgatataaatgatgttGAAGCATGGataaataaaacaagaaATTCAATGAACCAAAGACTAGAAGAACATGATGAAATTAAATATAGTGAcgatgaaaatgaagaacaATCATATAacaagaaaaacaaaaaaaggaaaaaaaaaaatagcaaTGAGAATGAAAATTTTGTTAGTAAAGTTAAAGTAGAACATAAAAACGAAGACATAACAGAGGATATGATCTTGACATTAAAAGATCAAAATATTTTGTGTAGTGATCAAGAAGATTGtttaataaatgaagaattgaaaaaacaaaatatgaaaagtTTATTATCCAAAaaagatgataattattggacacaaaattattatgatccattatcatattatgacgacaataattataataataatatagatgatAATTCATCTATACAAATGCTTCCTAAATATAAAGATGACAAACACTCATTTGATGTAAGCGTAACTTATGAAAAAACACAgacaaaatataaacatgaaaaggatatagaaaaaaaaaaaaaaaacgaatataaaaatgaaaataaaagtgTCAATAAAAAACAAAGTCATGAAACAAACCATATAGtgcaattaaaaaaaaggaaaattaaaaatataaataaaagaaaaaaagaggaAGATGCATGGgattttctatataatgataacacAGAAGAAGATAATCAAGAAAGTGATACaactaataaaaataatgaacccaagaaaaaagaaaaaatattacaacaGAAACGTGATGAACAATATGAAAAAGATGAACACGAACAAAATGTAGATATACTAAATGatgttattaataaaattaaagaagaACAAATGGATATGgacataaattattttgataatcCTTTTAGTGATAACGAAGAtgataaagaattatatgaacTCTtacaaaaaggaaataatttacaaaaaggaaataatttacaaaaacgaaaaaaagaaaaaaactaTGAAAATGaactattaaaatatattgttatcaatgaagatgaaaaaagtcaaaaaaataaaaataatgataataataaggataaCGATAATGATCATtctgatgatgatgatgattataaaaataataataatgataataatcattataattcCAATAATGTTATCAAACTAACAAATACATCAgaattttgtaaaaatatttccCTACCACTTGATGTACTAgaaaacgaaaaaaaaataaaaagtaaaaaaaaatctgcTAACGCACAGGACGTGGATAACCATttaaatgatgaatataattcatcaaacaaaaacatattagaagaaaatattaatgaagatatattaaaaaatacgattttagaaaatgaagatgatTATAACGATGATAATTCTTCTGAACTTCAAGGAGTATCagaaatatttaatgaaGTTAAACTGGATGAAGGTTTATTTGGTGCAttagaatatttaaaaacaaaaggTGAATTAAATATGGAAGATAAAATTTATAGAAATCCTGAAAACAAACCATTACATATGTCCACAGATAAAGATGATATTAAACtagattataaaaatgaatttggTAAGGTTATGACGCCAAAAGAATCCTTCAGATATATATCATGGATTTTTCATGGAAAAAAacaaggaaaaaataaattagaaaaaaaaatcaagagATTAGAAATTGAAAGAAGATTCAAAGAAAACCCAATAGACTCATTACCTACATTAAATGTTTTGAAGAAATATCAGCAGATGCAAAAGAAATCATACTTTACcttatcaaataataattaa